The following are encoded in a window of Bradyrhizobium sp. WBOS07 genomic DNA:
- a CDS encoding DUF3363 domain-containing protein yields the protein MTTGDSDLRIRPGRIRSTRAPKPKSFINQVLRAAKKTGHTSGQTPAGRRSAAHGRSTFGRGRLAFSRARLFSPTRRVVVKARVVRHKGRAFRSAPLTAHLSYLKRDGVTRSGERAEMFDARGDGADSAAFAERCKDDRHHFRFIVSPEDAGDMTDLKAFTRDLAKQMEADFGTRLDWVAVDHWNTDNPHVHLLVRGVDEEGADLVISRDYISRGLRSRAEELVAIELGPKPEHEIRNSLEREVSAERWTRLDREVRLAAEETGYIDLRPKNPGSADPEIRRLMVGRLQHLEKMGLAASAAPGEWMVGLEAERSLRDLGMRGDIIKTMHRAFTERGEARGVADFVIEGGQPTSQLMGRLVERGLHDELTGEAYALIDGTDGRAHHVRFRGIEAFEHAPPVGGIVEVRRFGQAGDPRPTVVLAIRSDLDLAEQVTAKGATWLDHRLVERDSMPLAMGGFGRETRQAMEARTEHLIREGLARRQGQRIILQRNLLNTLRQLELDQVAAKVSADTSLPYVKSESGEHVAGTYRQRLTLASGRFAMIDNGLGFQLVPWSRELERRLGQHVTGVVKDGGGIEWGFGRKRDLGL from the coding sequence GAAGAAAACCGGACACACCTCGGGTCAGACCCCGGCCGGCAGGCGTTCCGCGGCCCATGGGCGTTCGACGTTTGGCCGCGGGCGCCTCGCCTTTAGCCGGGCGAGATTGTTCAGCCCGACGCGGCGCGTTGTGGTGAAGGCGCGCGTGGTTCGCCACAAAGGACGAGCCTTCCGCTCAGCGCCGCTGACGGCCCATCTCTCGTATCTGAAGCGCGATGGCGTGACCCGGAGTGGTGAGCGGGCCGAGATGTTTGATGCCCGCGGCGACGGCGCCGATAGCGCGGCGTTTGCCGAACGCTGCAAGGACGACCGTCACCATTTCAGGTTCATTGTCTCGCCGGAGGACGCCGGCGATATGACCGACCTGAAGGCCTTCACCCGCGACCTCGCCAAGCAGATGGAAGCCGACTTTGGCACGCGACTGGATTGGGTGGCTGTCGATCATTGGAATACCGACAATCCTCACGTCCATCTTCTCGTTCGGGGGGTCGACGAAGAGGGCGCTGATCTCGTGATCTCCCGCGACTACATCAGCCGGGGCCTGCGTTCACGCGCCGAGGAATTGGTCGCGATCGAACTGGGTCCAAAACCGGAGCACGAGATCCGCAATTCGCTGGAGAGGGAAGTCTCGGCGGAACGATGGACGCGGCTCGACCGGGAGGTCCGACTGGCGGCGGAAGAGACCGGGTATATCGATCTTCGACCCAAGAATCCCGGCAGCGCGGATCCTGAGATCCGCCGCCTGATGGTTGGCCGTCTTCAGCACCTCGAGAAGATGGGCCTTGCCGCATCCGCCGCACCAGGGGAGTGGATGGTCGGACTCGAGGCCGAGCGCAGCTTGCGCGACCTCGGCATGCGCGGCGACATCATCAAGACCATGCACCGCGCCTTTACCGAGCGCGGGGAAGCGCGCGGCGTCGCCGACTTCGTCATCGAGGGTGGACAGCCGACGTCTCAGCTTATGGGACGACTGGTCGAGCGTGGATTGCATGACGAACTGACTGGCGAGGCCTACGCCCTGATCGACGGGACCGACGGACGCGCGCACCACGTGCGCTTTCGAGGTATCGAGGCCTTCGAACATGCTCCGCCCGTTGGGGGAATCGTCGAAGTCCGACGCTTCGGTCAAGCCGGCGATCCACGGCCGACCGTGGTGCTCGCCATCCGCTCCGATCTCGATCTTGCCGAGCAGGTCACCGCAAAAGGCGCGACCTGGCTTGACCACAGGCTGGTCGAACGCGACTCCATGCCGCTTGCCATGGGCGGATTCGGCCGAGAGACGCGCCAAGCCATGGAAGCCCGTACCGAGCATCTGATCCGGGAGGGCCTAGCGCGGCGGCAGGGCCAACGCATCATCTTGCAGCGCAACCTCCTGAACACGTTGCGCCAGCTTGAACTGGACCAGGTGGCCGCAAAAGTCTCGGCCGACACCAGCCTCCCTTACGTGAAGTCCGAATCCGGGGAGCATGTGGCGGGGACATATCGCCAGCGTCTGACGCTCGCCTCGGGACGCTTCGCCATGATCGACAATGGGCTCGGCTTCCAACTCGTGCCCTGGTCGCGCGAACTCGAAAGGAGGCTCGGCCAACACGTCACCGGCGTCGTGAAGGACGGCGGTGGAATCGAATGGGGCTTTGGTCGCAAGCGCGACCTCGGTCTCTAA